The Elgaria multicarinata webbii isolate HBS135686 ecotype San Diego chromosome 1, rElgMul1.1.pri, whole genome shotgun sequence genome has a window encoding:
- the AGR3 gene encoding anterior gradient protein 3 has product MHSALGLSFMLIAVSSNFAMAIKKEKRVPQTLSRGWGDDITWVQTYEEGLYQAKHSNKPLMVIHHLEDCQYCQALKKVFAENQEIQEMCQNNFIMLNLMHETADKNLSPDGQYVPRIMFVDPSLTVRADITGRYSNRLYTYEPQDLPVLIENMKKALRLIQTEL; this is encoded by the exons atgcATTCAGCATTGGGCTTATCTTTCATGCTAATTGCTGTTTCCTCCAACTTTGCAATGgcaatcaaaaaagaaaagagagttcCCCAGACACTTTCAAGAG GATGGGGAGATGATATTACTTGGGTACAAACTTATGAAGAAGGACTGTATCAGGCAAAACACAG taacaaGCCATTGATGGTTATTCACCATTTGGAAGACTGTCAATATTGTCAAG CACTGAAGAAGGTTTTTGCTGAAAATCAAGAAATACAAGAAATGTGTCAGAACAACTTCATCATGCTCAACCTTATG cATGAAACAGCGGACAAGAACTTGTCACCTGATGGACAGTATGTGCCTCGAATCATGTTTGTAG ATCCTTCCCTCACCGTGAGAGCTGACATCACTGGAAGATACTCTAACCGGCTCTACACTTACGAGCCTCAAGACCTCCCAGTGT TAATAGAAAATATGAAGAAAGCATTACGTCTCATTCAGACTGAACTATAA